From the Bacillus sp. FJAT-22090 genome, the window ACAAAAGCTTTTGCTAGTTCATCACCTGAGATAACAGCCACTCATCTTGCTGCCAAAACGAAAAATATACGCATTGGAACCGGTGGAGTAATGATGATGCATTATTCTCCGTTAAAACTTGCAGAAGTATTTAAAACGCTAAGTGCTTTTTCACCTGGCCGAATTGATTTTGGAGTTGGCCGAGCTCCAGGTGGGGATAACTATTCCATTTATGCTTTATCTGAGGGACGCCAGCCAATGTTGAATAATATGTATGAGAAATTTAAAACAACTCTAAAGCTAATGAACGATGAAGTGCCGGAAGATAGCCTATATAATAAAACAATCGCGACACCTTATAACATAATGTTACCGGAGGCATGGTTACTTGGGTCCAGTGGTAATAGTGCAATTCAGGCAGGACGTATGGGTGTTGGGTATTCGTTTGCACAGTTTTTCAATGGTGGAATGAGTAAGGAAATTTTAGAAGCATATAGAAAGAACTTTCAAGCTTCAGCTTTTATGGAGAAACCAGAGATTTCTGTGACTTACTTAGCTACAGTAGCTGAAACAAAAGAAGAAGCAGAGTTTCAAGCACTTCCTCAAGATATTTCTAGACTTTCTTTAATGAGAGGGTCGATAATGCAAACGATGACACCAGAAGAAGCACAGGAGTATCCATTAACTGAAATGGATCGAATGATGATACAAGAAAATCGTAAGATACATTTAGTTGGAAGTGCAAAAGAAGTTGCAACGATTTTACAAGATGAACAAGAAATGTATGGCTTTGACGAAGCAATGATCTGTAGTATCCCACATTCGCAAGAGAAACGTTTAGATGTGTATCGATTGTTAGCGGCTGAATTGTTTTAAGACTCATTGTATTAATTGCGAGTATTTGGTATATTATTAGTAATACAGTCTAAGATGTGACCAAGTAAATGAGAATTGTGAAACAGAAAATATAGCAATTGCTGAGAGCTATATCACCGCTTCTTGTTGAAACCTACCACGGAGATGTTATGCAAACATAACCGGTTCGTTGTCGTTAACCAACGTTTGAGATAGTTCGCTAAATTTGCGAACTAATTAAAGGTGGTACCGTGTCTATCCAGTGTAAAGACGCCCTTTTATAGGGGAGTTTTTACACTTTTTTTATTTTAAAGGAGGAAAAGTAGATGTCTACACAACAGAATGATTTTACAAAATGGTATATTGAAACGATTCAGAAAGCAGATTTAATGGATTACACGCCTGTTCGCGGATGCATCGCATTCAAACCAGATGGCTTTGAAATTTGGGAGCACATTCAAGAAGAAATGAACAAACGTTTTAAAGAAACTGGACATCGTAATGCTTATTTCCCAATGCTGATTCCAGAATCGTTTTTCCAAAAAGAAAAAGATCACATCGAAGGATTTTCTCCAGAGCTTCCATGGGTAACGGAAGCTGCTGGTGAACAATTAGAAGAACGTTTAGCACTTCGTCCAACTTCAGAAACGATGATCGGACACTTATATTCCGATTGGATCAAAAGTTATCGTGATCTTCCAGTGTTAATAAACCAATGGGCAAACGTATTCCGTTGGGAAAAGAAAACTCTTCCTTTCATCCGTACGTCCGAATTTTTATGGCAAGAAGGGCATACTGCACATGTAGATGAGGAAGAAGCTCGTAAAGAAACGATGCAAATGCTAAACATTTATAAAGAGGTTGTTGAAGAACTTTTGGCTATTCCAGTATATGATGGACAAAAGACACCTTCAGAACGATTTGCAGGAGCTGTGGATACGTATTCTATCGAAGCAATGATGAAGGATGGTAAAGCAGTTCAGGCAGGTACATCTCATTACCTTGGAACAAAGTTTGCTGAAGCATTTGATATTAAATATTTAAATAAAGAAAACAAACATGAACATGTTCATACAACTTCATGGGGAACTTCTACTCGTTTAATCGGTTCTGTAATAATGGTGCATGGGGATGAGCAAGGTTTAGTATTACCACCACGTGTTGCTCCAACCCAGGTTGTATTGATTCCAGTGGGACCTTGGAAGAAGAATCCTGCGATTATGGAAAAACTGGATGAACTATTTGTAGCATTAAAAACAAAAGGTATTCGTGTGCGCCTAGATGATTCCGATCAATCTCCAGGCTATAAATTCAATGAATGGGAACTAAAAGGTGTTCCAGTTCGTGTTGAATTAGGACCTCGTGATTTAGAAAATAATCAAGCGTTAATGAAAGCACGTGATGAGGCAGATAAATTCTCAGTGGACCTTGCTAATTTAGTGGAGCGTATTGAGGAAGAACTAAACACAATGCAAACACGTTTACTAGAAAAAGCTCGTGCATTCCGTGATCAAAATTCACATACACATGTAAATTCACTGGAGGAGTTAAAACACCATCTTTCGAACTCTACTGAAAATGGGGAAATTCCTGGCTGGATTCTTGCTGGTTGGTGTGGAGATGATGCTTGTGAAGAGCATGTAAAAGAAGAAACTAAATTCACAACACGTAACATTCCATTCAATCCACCTGCTGAAAAGTCTACATGTATCAACTGTGGAAAAGAATCAAAACATACTGTATGGTTCGGTCGCGCATATTAATTTAATCTTACAATCTAAACAACCATTGCATAGACAATGGTTGTTTTTTTATTTCATAAAAAATGTGTAAGATTAAAGCAAGAGATTCGTCTAATAATTAGAGGGAGGAGGAATTCTTTGGAGAAGCATCTAATAGAAGAATGGTTTGAATTATATGAAAAGGATGTTACTAGTTATCTAATATATTATACGGGATCAATAGACGTAGAAGATCTCGTCCAAGAAACCTTTCTAAGGGCTATGAAAAAAATGACGGTCTATAAGAAAAATGGGCACCCAAAAACATGGCTAGTATCGATAGCAAGAAATATGGTGATTGACCAATATCGAAAAAGTAATGTTTGGAATAAAATAAGACATCTATTTATAAAAGAACAAGATATTCTAATAAATATGGAACAAAACATAATGATAAACCAAGATAATAGCGTTTTATATCATACTATAAACCAACTGCCAGCTCATTATAAAGAAATAATTATTTTAAAAGGGATTATGGAAATGTCATCCAAGGAAGTCGGTTTAGTAATCAGAAGTAACGAGAATAACGTAAATGTTCTGTACCACCGTTCCTTAAAAAAATTGAAAGAATTGCTGGAAAAGGAGGGGTTTGAACATGGAAGAATATAAGAGTCTTGAAGAAAAATTAAAAAACTTCCCCCAATATTCATTAGAAATTGATAAAAGGAATAAAATACTTTATTTGTTGAAATCAAAGAGAACTACTCAAAAATATTGGACTTCTTTAAAACCAATCATGTCTTTTTTAAGCCTAGCTATCATTCTATTATTTCTTTTTTTAACTAGTAGCCTCTTTAATAACTATAATGTGCAACATGGCGCGATTTTTACATTGCCTGATAGAAATCAGCAGGTTATTGGAGTGGAAGGAAAAATAGGAATACTTGTATCTAAAGAGCAATTTGTTGCGGAAGACAGAAGACGAGGGGCAAAGCTCATGCTTTACTTTTGGGGAGATGCCGAAAAACTTGTAGGAAAGAATTATCGAGTAGAAGCCGAAGATATGAATGGTGAAAATATTGAATTGACTAAAGGAATTTTATCTAGTGGTTTAAATAGTGAGGATGCTCATGCATTAACTAGCTTTATTCCATTTCCAACAGAGGGGGGGTGGCAGTTATCCTTTTACGTAGAGGATCATTTGTATGAAGCATTTACTATTAATGTGTTACCACCATTTCCGAAAACAAAGCATTATACATTACTGAATTCACCAAAGGAGATTCCAATTGGTAAAGAAAGTGAATTGAATATAGAAAGTACCATTGGTAATAAAGAAAAAATAGAAGTAAAGCTAATCGATGAAAAAGGAAACGTAAAGGAAACTTCTATGTTTCAACTTGATAGTTCCGCAATAGATGCTAATACGAATCAAACAATTTATCATTATTCAGGTGAAATTACATGGGCGGAACATGGCTCATGGAGACTACTTATTGATGGGGAGGAAACGGGATTATTTGAGAACTAGACAAAGAAACTTTGTCTATATAACGTAGTTGTCTCATTTTAAATGGCTGCCTTAGCCTTCCTTCGCTAATATGCTGAAGGCACTGAAAAGTCCTCACTGAGATTTCATAACAGTATGTGAACGACAAGTTGTTCACATACTCGATTTTATTTTGGACCCGTTAATTTCCGTTCCAGGCGGACGCGTTCCGCCGGCATGGCTTAAGCCGCTTCCCTTGCTCCTGCGCAAGCTCGTCGCAAAGATTAATTTCGCTACGCTCAGTCCAGGGTCTTCTCGCTCATGCACCTGCCGCTTCGCTTTCGGTGCAGAAAACATTTGCTATTCCGGCTGGAGTCGCCGCCTTCCACTCCAATCAACTATTATCCGCTTTTCAATTAGAAAGCCATCATGCCATTAATAGAGCAAATTTTTATCACTTCAATTAGTATTTATAGAAAAATCGTTGAAAAAGACGACACTCCTGCGGGAATAGCGTTAGCCGAAGACCCCGCAGTTGAGGGGAAGGCAATCTAAGTTCGCCGCATCCTGCGGCAACGATTGCATGACCAACATCGTGTTGGCCAAGGAGACTAAGGCAACGCCCGCGGGAAGGGAGTCGTTTCAACGATTTTCTTATTTATCGGACGACATTATTTATATCAAATGGAAGGCAATCTAAGTTCGCCTCGTCCTGCGGCAGCGATTGCATGACCCCATCCTATGGGCCTCAACGCCTTCATTACGAACAACCATCGTGTTGTCCAAGCGGCTCGGCGATTGCCCGCGGTAAGCTTCGGAAAACCTGATCGATTCAATATAAAAATAAATTTTAGATTGTCTACAGTTTAAAACGCTCCTACCACAATAGTGGAAGGAGCGTTTTTCATAGCAGGAAATCCAGAGAAACTAATTGAGTTAACGTTTGCGATAGTTAGTCATTAGTCACTGGTAACATGGTGAAAAGTTACAGGTCATTGGTTTGCCGGTAGGGTTAAATGATTTCCTAACTATGCCTTGGCAAGGAGTCTCACCTTACCAAGGATTATGCATATTTTTCGTCGTCGAAGTTAAGGCTTATTGCATAGTTTTTAGCATTAATGAGTCCTGAAAGTTTATTTGCCTCTTTTTCATATTGTAGAGCATTTAAACGATATTCTTCTGGATTGAATAACGCAATTTGAATATATGTAGCTCCTTCGCCTCCATATCCGTATTGCACTCTTTCTTTTTCTGCAGCCCCTAGTTGTTTATAAATTCGGGCTTGGGCTCTCATTTGTGTTGCTAATTCGATTGCTTCCACAATGGTATATGCTTTGTCTTTAAACATAACCGTGTTGTTAATATTTGCTTCATAGATTAAACGATCAAGGGTACGGATGTCTTTACGTGTTTCGGTAATTTCATTGTCCACTACTGAAACTGTTCGTGGTCCAACTTCTGGAACAGTGTCTTTTTCTATAATTTTATAAGCAACACGCATAATTTCTTCTTCTAGTTCATGAACTCTTTTCATTAATAAACTCTTTAGTTTAACTGCTTCTGCTAATGATATATTCGGCATATCTATATTCCCCTTTCTATTTGGTCATCGTGTAAAACAATAGAATACGCCTCTCCTCCATGGATCTGGGTAAACATAGTTCCCATGGACTCAACTAATTTAAGAGCGTCTACTTCACCCATTGAAGGTCGGAGATAAACAATTTGAACAGCATTTTTTGTGTCCTCCGTTACAGCAGTTCTTTTAGAATCAACAAATGGACTTCCGAATGGACCATATGTATCTTGTAAAGTAAGGATGTTATTCAATTTATTTTCACGTCCATTTAGCCCTTCGTAAACCGTTTCTTCATTACCAAGAGATATTGTAATATCTCCTTGAATCTTATCTACATCATAAATTCCCATTGGTATTTCATAACGCATCGAGAAAAAGTTATTTAGATCAACAGCAGAATGCATAGGTGTGATATAATTTTGTTTTGCAATCCGTCTATATAGTGCTTCAACTGATGGCCGGTATCGATTTGGGTCAGCCCCGAATTTTTTCCATAAAATACGCCATTCTTTTATTCCAGAGAATTCAGTTATCGCTTTGTCTTCCATTTCAAAAAACAGCTGTTCTTGAAATAATTGGAGGCGTCCCTTAAGCATTTGAGGGGAAGAAGTTACAACAATTTTGGTATAATGTATAATGCCTATTTTAAAGGTAGGGTCTATTTGTAATAAAGAATTATCCATTTTTACAAGCATAACAACCATCCTTACACATATTTTCTTTAGTTTACCATAAGAAAGGAGAACAATTGTGAATATCAACCAATTTCAACAAGAACTAATTGAATATGCTGCTTCTATTGGGATTGATAAGATAGGATTTACTTCTGCTTCTCCTTTCCATGAATTAAAAAATAGATTGATTCGCCAACAAGAGCTAGAATTTGCTTCTGGTTTTGAAGAGCCTGATATAGAGAAAAGAACTCAGCCAGATCTCTTGCTTCCGGAAGCAGAGAGTATTATATCTATTGCCATTGCGTATCCATCAAAAATGAAAGATGCGCCTTTAAGTGTAAAAGGGGCGAGACGTGGTATATTTGCAAGAGCTTCATGGGGAATGGATTATCATACTGTGCTACGTGAGAAACTAGCACTTTTAGAGTTATATATATTAACGCATATACCAAATGCAAGGTTGCGTTCCATGGTAGACACAGGAGAACTTTCTGATCGCGCAGTTGCAGAGAGAGCTGGTATTGGTTGGAGCGCAAAAAACTGTTCCATTATTACGCCGGAGTTCGGCTCCTATGTTTACTTAGGTGAGATGATTACATCTATTCCATTCTCTCCGAGCGAACAAATGGAGGAACAATGTGGTGATTGTAGGCTTTGCTTAGATATTTGTCCAACTGGAGCTCTAATAGAAGGAGGACAATTAAATGCTCAGCGATGTATTGCATTTATAACCCAAACAAAAACAATGGTTCCGGATGAATTTCGTGCAAAGATTGGAAACAGAATCTATGGCTGTGACACATGCCAAACTATTTGCCCAAAAAATAAAGGAAAAGCTAATTTGCATCAACCAGCTTTTCAACCAGATCCCGAGCTCGTGAAGCCACTACTTATGCCAATGTTAGAAATGACTAATCGAACCTTCAAAGAAACATATGGACATATGTCTGGTGCTTGGAGAGGAAAAAATCCAATACAGCGAAATGCAATTATAGCATTAGCGCATTTTAAAGAAGTAGCCGCAGTACCAAAACTGATAGAATTGCTTGAAAATGATGCACGACCTGTAATTCGAGGAACAGCTGCATGGGCAATTGGTAAAATAAACACAGAAGATGGACAAGTAGCACTGAAGAAAGCAGAACAAAAAGAAGAAAACAATGAAGTACTAGAAGAAATTCGTAAAGGGCTTCAATTCTATACTATAGAGAAATAGGAAGTGGAAATGTTGAGCATTAATGTAGTGTTATATCAACCAGAAATTCCAGCTAATACTGGAAATATCGCAAGAACATGCGCAGGAACAGGAGCGAAATTACATTTAATACGTCCTCTAGGATTTTCTACAGACGATAAAATGTTAAAGCGTGCAGGTCTTGATTATTGGGAACATGTAGATATTACGTATTATGATGGTTTAGAAGAATTTTTTGACGCGCATCCTGAAGGGATATTTTATTTAATTACTAAATTTGGGGCAAAACCTCATACTACCTATGATTTTAGTGATGGAGAAAAGGATCATTTCTTTATTTTTGGGCGTGAAACAAAAGGGTTGCCACGAGAGATTATTGATGCCCACCCCGATCGTTGCTTACGTATTCCAATGAACGACAATATCCGTTCGTTAAATTTATCTAATACTGCAGCTATTCTTATTTATGAAGCATTAAGACAGCAAAATTATCCTGGTCTTCATTAATAGAAGCACTAGTCATAAAAAAACGGACGTAGTCTTTTGAGACTCGTCCGTTTTTAATATTTATTACTTCTCAGATGCACCTGGTTTGTCATCGTAACCTGCTTTAAAAATAGCAGTAAGGAATGATACACAAACGCCAAGAATAAGAATAAGTTTCATATCGAGTGCCTCCTCTATATATTCTGAACTAAGTATACCCTACTTTGTTTGAAAAAGAAATATTGCGAAAAAGTGTAATTATGTCTAAAATGTTTCTTTTGAAAGTTGCAACCTTCTAATTATTCATCTACCATAAAGAAAAGGAGTGATTTTTTAAATGAGTAATTTGAAAAATGGTCCAGAAAACGGTTCGATGGCAACGAATATGGAAGAAGTTAAGTTACTAGGTAAACAGATGGATAGGCTGAGAGACAATAACGAGCTGGAGCAAGATAATCGTGTATCAGACCCAGCCCAGTCGGATGATGTTAGTAAGATGAAGAAAAGAGAAAACGACTGATTCAATCAGTCGTTTTCCTTATAAGAAAGGATGAGGACAATGGAATTACATATAAACTCTACTAAACAACTTGCGAACGGTGTAGAAATGCCACGAATTGGTTTAGGTGTATATAAAATGACGGAACCGGATATCGCACTTCAAGCGATTACAGCAGCACTTGATGTAGGTTATCGTCATATTGATACAGCTTCCCTTTACGCGAATGAGAAAGAAGTCGGAGAAGCTGTACGCAATTCATCTGTTTCCCGTGAAGATATTTTCGTAACAACTAAAGTTTGGAACACGGACCAAGGATATGATCAAACCTTAAAAGCATTTGAGAAGTCTTTAGAATTATTAGGACTAGATTACATAGATTTATATTTAACACATTGGCCAGTAAAAGATACTTTTGTAGACACGTACCGTGCGATTGAACGCTTATATGAAGAAAAGCTGATTCGTGCAACAGGTGTTTCAAACCACCATCAGCACCATTTGGAAGCAATTGCAGCAAAGGCAAATGTTAAGCCAATGGTCAATCAAATCGAATGTCATCCTCGCTTGACACAATTTGATCTTCGTGAATATTGTGCGGAGCAGGGTATTGCGGTAACTTCATGGTCCCCTCTAGCAAGAGGCGGATTACTAAACGAACCTAGTCTACAAAGAATTAGTGAAAAATATGGTAAATCACCAGCTCAAACGATTATACGCTGGCACTTACAGCATGACTTAATTGTCATTCCTAAATCAGTGACACCAACTAGAATAGAAGATAATATAAATGTATTTGATTTTGAATTATCGTTTGAAGACATGAAAAACATAGATTCACTCAATCTGAATGAACGCACAGGTGCAGACCCAGATAATTTTAATTTTAATTAAACACTAATAACACTTATTCTATTAAATACATAGAGTAAGTGTTTTTCTATTTTTTGGTTATTTTTAGCTTTATTGTGGTTAAGTAAAGATTTGAAAAGGTATAGCATACGCGCTGGCAACTGTCAGTATTAAGAATGTGCGCCTTAAAAGTGGCAAGAGCGAGAAGAATGAATGACAAGGCTAACATCCTAAACAAGACACAATAAATAACAGAGACTATTTTCTAAATATGAAACTAAATCGTCTATTCAATCGTATGTTGTACTAAACTAAGTGGAGAGTTGAAGCCACAAATTTAAAAGGCGGATGATAAATTAAATGAATAAAAATATGATATGGTTGGATATTTTATTTTATATTATTCTCCCTTTTATCATTTGGAGCTATGGACGGGAGAGTCTAGGCGATTATTGGGCTATGTTATTGTCAACCTCACCAGGCTTCATATACACAGTCTTTCGATTCGTGATAGATCGTCAATTCAATATAACGGGAACTTTTATATTGATAAGTCTATTGATTGGTACGTTGGTAGATTTACTGTCTGGGTCAGCTGAACGAATGTTATGGAATCAAGTTATTGTCGGTTTAGCTTTTAGTTTAATTTATCTTGGCTCGCTTACATTAAAAAAACCACTTGCTTTATACTTTTTCGTTGATCTAGCCTATCTACAAGGCTATGAACGAGAGAATAGCAAAAAATTATTTTTTAGAAGAGAGCTATTAATATGGTTTCAGTTATTAACCCTGCTATTTGTCGTGAGGGGGGGAACTTTAGCCGGGTTAAAGTCTTGGCTTATCTATAAGTATGGTGTGGATGCTTATAGTTCTATGCTTCTTTATATGAGAGTTATAGGAGGGTCCTTTTCTGTTCTTATGGCAATCGGGTATGTCTTTATAGGTATTAAGATAAAACAAGTAACAACAACGTTAGAAGGCAAAGTGGAGGTTAAAGTATAAGAATGGATCCCGTTACCTTTGGCCCGAACAAATACCCCTCATCGAAAAAAACGAGGGATATTGCTCTTATATATTCACTTCTCTTTTTCTTTCTCCATTTCTATTTTTTTCATACTTTCTTGATATTCTTCTTCTACATCTGAAGTTGACGGGATAAAGGGCTCATCGTTGTAATCAGTTCGTTTTCCATATCGGCATATCTCATAAATGATCATTCCATTATTAGGCATTCCATTTATTGTTTTCATGGGCACGATATCGAATAGAACAAAGTAAAATGTATAAAAAATAAAACGTTCCAAAAATGTTTGGTATTCCTGTAAGTATCCGTTTGCTAATAGCGCATTAATAATTAGTGCTACTAGAAGATTAATGAGAATCGGGCCAGCGTAAATGCAAATATACGCTGGCTTACTTTTTCTCTTTATAGAATCATAAGAATACCAACTGTATAAATGATAATATTTTCGCACATCAAAAATTCCTATTTTAAAAATCCGAGGACCAGATCCAATGGTAAGCCTAGGATTTTGTACTCCAAAAATTTTACTCACTATTAAGTAGCCTGTTTCTCTCAAAAATACTACTACGGGCAAGATAATAAATGCTGAAATGATTAATGAAAGTAAATCTGAAAAACCAAAGATTTTATCACTTCCCATAATTTATATTATCAACACTATTATCTTAAATACCCTAATAAACGAAGAAGAATCTTGTAATAAACTCCTAAAAAACAGAAAAAGTATCGGTAAAAGGAACCGATACTTTTTAGAAGAGAATTAATTTATGTTTCCACGTTTGTTTTTAGGATCCTTTATCCAGTATCTATTTCCTTTACCAGCATAAAGCTCATCTTTGAAACGTGGAATAACGTGAAGATGTGCATGCATTATATGTTGTCCAGCAGAAGGACTGCTATTCCAACCTACGTTGTATCCATCTGGACTTAGGCGTTCATCTAAATAAGCCTTTACTTCATTTAAAAGTGAAAAAGTAGCATTCCATTCATCCTCTGTTAAGTCGAATACATTTTCTCGATGGCTAATTGGGACAATAAGACCTGAACCAATTAATACATCTTGTGGAACTTGAATGAACATACACTTTTCATTTTGTAAAATAACTTCTTGATCTTTAATCATTTCCAAGTGACAAAATGGGCAATTTTTCATTGCTTTTTATCTTCCACGATAATCACTTCGCCTGTAATTGGATGAACGAATTGAACTTTGAATGCATGAAGCTCATAAGTTTTTGTCGGTGTTTTTTTCGCTCCATATAAATCATCACCAACAATCGGATGACCTAGATGAGCAAAATGTACACGAATTTGGTGAGTGCGTCCTGTTTCTAATATTGCGTGTACCTTGGTGAAATTCGGATGTCTACCAACCACTTCGTAATGGGTAATAGCTAGTTGGCCGGAAGGTGAAACTCGTCTTCTTGTAGGATGATGACGATCACTTCCGATTGCAGCTCGAATCGTACCATGATTATTTTTCACTTGCCCCTCAACTACGACTTCATATGTGCGTACAATTTCTTTGTTTTCAAGCATTCGATCTAGCATGCCTTTAACAATTGGATTTTTCGCTATAACGACTAACCCTTTTGTCCCCTCATCAATTCGATGGACATGTTCACCATACTTTTGGCCATTGTTTGCTAAATAGTTTTGCACCGTATTCATGAATGTATGATTTTGCCCTGATTCATTTGGGTGAGTAGCCACTCCACGTGGTTTAGATGCAATTAGTAAATATTCGTCTTCATATGCAACGTAAAGAGGGATTTGATCAGAAAGAAGATAATTCGAAGCATCACCCTCCCATTTGAAAACTAGGATGTCTCCTTTTGAAAGAGTAGATTTCCATTGCAAAAGCTCTCCGTTTTTATCACTAACAGCCTTTTGCATGCGCAAATCATGGATAAGTTTTTTCCCAAGCTTCCATTTTTGTTGTAAAATCGTTTCAATTGTTAATCCATCTTCTGATACTGTATAACGGAATTTATGGTTCATGATCGTGTCTCCTTTTAAAAAAAGGTCATGCCTGTTGGGTCATGACCTTTCTGCTTATTAAATATAACGAATGCTTGTACCTTTGGGAATATTCCACTTTTCTTATTTCAATACTACTTGATCGAAAAATGCTTGTATGTTTTCGTTAGGTACTGCACCTTCTACTCGCTCAACTTCTTTCCCATTTTCAAAATAAACTAAAGTTGGTGTTGCTGTGATTCGATAGTCATCCCAGCCTTGCTCATATTCAAGGATATTATATTTTACAATATCGACACCATTTTCCTCTGCTAGAGGGGTTAATCTAGGTGTCAATTCTTTACAGTGAACACATTCTGGACTAAAGAAATATGCAGTTACTGGTTCACCGCTTTTAATTTTTGCTTGTAGCTCATCTGGATTGATAATATTTTGGTAATTTTCATCATCAATTAAATCAATTGTGGACTGACTTAAATTCTTTTTGTCATATGGGCTATCAGCTAGTTTCGATTTGTTTGCTTGGTTTGTTAGTACAATAATTAATGCAAAAACAACAACGATAATTCCACCAAAAATGGCTAGTTTTTTCATGCTTATTTTTCCTCCTTGATGCTTCTTAAAATCAATACACTACTAATTGCGATTAATATAAATGCAATAAGTGCTAAAAATGGTATTGTAATAAATCCTAAATAGTTTATATACTCTCCAGTACATGGAACTCTACCACACGTTGGAGCAGATTCTTGCATAAAACTTAGTTTTTGAATGCTATAGTGATATGCTGATATACAACCACCAATTACTGAAAAAATGAGAGAAGTAAGTGCTATTTTTGCATTTTTTTGCGCGTAAGCGACTCCTAAAATAATGACGAGTGGATACATGAGAATACGTTGATACCAACATAATTCACAGGGCTCGTACCCTAGGATTTCGGAAAAATATAAGGAACCAATTGTAGCAGTTAAAGCCACTGACCACATAAATAACAAGATATTTTCAATTTTTTTTGTCATAGGTTGCTCCTTTAAAATACTTTGAACTCAAATCAAAGTATAAGGGTTATTTTAAGGTATGTAAATTATTTTATCTGTTTAGGAAAGAGAGCTATAATATAAAATAGTTAATAAAAAGAGGAGCGTTCAGAATGTCAGAAGAATTCGATTTATCACAGTTTGAAAAAAGTATGATTATAAGACAAATGTCTTTTTCAGATATAGATTCCATCTTAGAAATCTCACGCCTATGTTTTCCTGGAATGGAGCCTTGGGATGTTGCACATTTACGAAGTCATTT encodes:
- a CDS encoding VC0807 family protein, which codes for MNKNMIWLDILFYIILPFIIWSYGRESLGDYWAMLLSTSPGFIYTVFRFVIDRQFNITGTFILISLLIGTLVDLLSGSAERMLWNQVIVGLAFSLIYLGSLTLKKPLALYFFVDLAYLQGYERENSKKLFFRRELLIWFQLLTLLFVVRGGTLAGLKSWLIYKYGVDAYSSMLLYMRVIGGSFSVLMAIGYVFIGIKIKQVTTTLEGKVEVKV
- a CDS encoding HIT family protein; translated protein: MKNCPFCHLEMIKDQEVILQNEKCMFIQVPQDVLIGSGLIVPISHRENVFDLTEDEWNATFSLLNEVKAYLDERLSPDGYNVGWNSSPSAGQHIMHAHLHVIPRFKDELYAGKGNRYWIKDPKNKRGNIN
- a CDS encoding RluA family pseudouridine synthase, whose protein sequence is MNHKFRYTVSEDGLTIETILQQKWKLGKKLIHDLRMQKAVSDKNGELLQWKSTLSKGDILVFKWEGDASNYLLSDQIPLYVAYEDEYLLIASKPRGVATHPNESGQNHTFMNTVQNYLANNGQKYGEHVHRIDEGTKGLVVIAKNPIVKGMLDRMLENKEIVRTYEVVVEGQVKNNHGTIRAAIGSDRHHPTRRRVSPSGQLAITHYEVVGRHPNFTKVHAILETGRTHQIRVHFAHLGHPIVGDDLYGAKKTPTKTYELHAFKVQFVHPITGEVIIVEDKKQ
- a CDS encoding thioredoxin family protein, which codes for MKKLAIFGGIIVVVFALIIVLTNQANKSKLADSPYDKKNLSQSTIDLIDDENYQNIINPDELQAKIKSGEPVTAYFFSPECVHCKELTPRLTPLAEENGVDIVKYNILEYEQGWDDYRITATPTLVYFENGKEVERVEGAVPNENIQAFFDQVVLK
- a CDS encoding disulfide oxidoreductase, which codes for MTKKIENILLFMWSVALTATIGSLYFSEILGYEPCELCWYQRILMYPLVIILGVAYAQKNAKIALTSLIFSVIGGCISAYHYSIQKLSFMQESAPTCGRVPCTGEYINYLGFITIPFLALIAFILIAISSVLILRSIKEEK